One genomic region from Planctomycetota bacterium encodes:
- a CDS encoding DUF1080 domain-containing protein, which translates to MTSPTWQPDGVRDPNEPPRRQPATARRAGLRAALAVCVALAGAAARGEENVLAPEEARGGWKLLFDGRSTAGWRNYRKEAISAGWQVKDGALVRAAAGAGDIVTADTFGFFELSLDYKIAPGGNSGIMFRVTEDQPAPWHSGPEVQLLDNAAGKDPQRAGWLYQLYPPGKDQATGAPLDATRPAGEWNTILLRVGPEQGEVYVNGLRYSQFKIGSEDWQKKVAASKFAKFPGFGTAEQGHICLQDHGDEVAYRNVKIRALPRPEAAAAIIDGVLPVGHEPAFPGIRWAGYEPLTADGRANSFRPIVLTHAGDGSGRIFVATQHGQIHVVRPGATESTLFADLSDRVVYQDRQNEEGFLGLAFHPRFRDNGQFFVYYTSARKEPHTSVISRFRVSPDAPDRFDAAFEEEVMVIPQPFWNHNGGTLCFGPDGCLYVALGDGGAANDPLHHGQNPATLLGKILRIDVDRHDPGLGYAIPPDNPLVGVPGARGEIWAWGLRNPWRIAFDPPTGRLWCADVGQNLFEEIDLIERGGNYGWSLREGRHGFGALPTPPGTRLVEPVYEYDHGVGLSITGGHVHRGASVPALLGKYLYADYVSGKLFALSLDEATGRAAANHAIESPKMPVISFGADGAGESYFLIVSGDGQGIYRLTAK; encoded by the coding sequence ATGACGAGCCCGACCTGGCAGCCCGACGGCGTCCGCGACCCGAATGAGCCGCCGCGCCGGCAGCCGGCGACCGCCCGTCGCGCCGGTCTCCGCGCCGCCCTGGCGGTCTGCGTAGCGCTCGCCGGCGCGGCTGCGCGCGGCGAGGAAAACGTCCTCGCGCCCGAGGAAGCCCGGGGGGGCTGGAAGCTGCTCTTCGACGGCCGTTCGACCGCCGGCTGGCGCAACTACCGCAAGGAGGCGATCTCGGCCGGCTGGCAGGTCAAAGACGGCGCGCTGGTCCGCGCCGCCGCGGGGGCCGGCGACATCGTGACCGCCGACACGTTCGGATTCTTCGAGCTGTCGCTCGACTACAAGATCGCCCCGGGGGGCAACAGCGGCATCATGTTCCGCGTCACAGAAGACCAGCCGGCGCCGTGGCACAGCGGCCCGGAGGTCCAGCTGCTCGACAACGCCGCCGGCAAGGACCCGCAGCGCGCCGGCTGGCTCTACCAGCTCTACCCCCCCGGCAAGGACCAGGCGACCGGCGCTCCCCTCGACGCGACGCGTCCGGCGGGCGAATGGAACACGATCCTCCTCCGCGTCGGCCCCGAGCAGGGGGAGGTGTACGTCAACGGCCTGCGCTATTCGCAATTCAAAATCGGCAGCGAGGACTGGCAGAAGAAGGTGGCGGCGAGCAAGTTCGCGAAGTTCCCCGGCTTCGGCACGGCCGAGCAGGGGCACATCTGCCTCCAGGACCATGGCGATGAGGTCGCCTACCGCAACGTCAAGATCCGCGCGTTGCCCCGCCCCGAGGCGGCCGCGGCGATCATCGACGGCGTCCTGCCGGTGGGCCACGAGCCGGCGTTCCCCGGCATCCGCTGGGCCGGCTACGAGCCGCTCACCGCCGACGGGCGCGCCAACTCGTTCCGGCCGATCGTCCTCACCCATGCCGGCGACGGCTCGGGGCGGATCTTCGTCGCCACCCAGCACGGCCAGATCCACGTCGTCCGTCCAGGGGCGACGGAGAGCACGTTGTTCGCCGACCTCTCCGACCGCGTCGTGTACCAGGATCGCCAGAACGAGGAGGGCTTCCTCGGCTTGGCGTTCCATCCGCGGTTCCGTGACAACGGCCAGTTCTTCGTCTACTACACCTCGGCGCGGAAGGAACCACACACCTCGGTGATCTCCCGGTTCCGCGTCTCCCCCGACGCCCCCGACCGGTTCGACGCCGCGTTCGAGGAGGAGGTGATGGTGATCCCGCAGCCGTTCTGGAACCACAACGGCGGCACGCTGTGCTTCGGTCCCGACGGCTGCCTGTACGTCGCCCTCGGCGACGGCGGCGCGGCCAACGATCCGCTCCACCACGGCCAGAACCCGGCGACGCTGCTCGGCAAGATCCTCCGCATCGACGTCGACCGGCACGACCCGGGGCTCGGCTACGCGATCCCCCCGGACAATCCCCTCGTCGGCGTCCCGGGGGCCCGGGGCGAGATCTGGGCGTGGGGGCTGCGCAATCCCTGGCGGATCGCCTTCGACCCGCCGACCGGCCGGCTGTGGTGCGCCGACGTCGGCCAGAACCTGTTCGAGGAGATCGACCTCATCGAGCGCGGCGGCAACTACGGCTGGAGCCTGCGCGAGGGGCGCCATGGGTTCGGTGCCCTGCCGACGCCGCCCGGCACGCGGCTGGTCGAGCCGGTCTACGAATACGACCACGGCGTCGGCCTGTCGATCACCGGCGGTCACGTCCACCGTGGCGCGTCGGTCCCGGCGCTGCTGGGAAAGTATCTCTACGCCGACTACGTCTCCGGGAAGCTGTTCGCCCTGTCGCTCGACGAGGCGACCGGCCGGGCGGCCGCCAACCATGCCATCGAGAGCCCGAAGATGCCGGTGATCTCGTTCGGTGCCGACGGCGCCGGGGAGAGCTATTTCCTCATCGTCAGCGGTGATGGCCAGGGGATCTACCGCCTCACGGCGAAGTGA
- a CDS encoding Gfo/Idh/MocA family oxidoreductase: MHGFASAPRRSFLTATARTAAVATVTTAVGRVNAAEPAPVRVVVIGCGGRGAGNLQEVATAGGTIVALCDVNRGALARAAAAHPAARTFRDFRELYRDLDPAGYDAVVVSTPEHTHAFATLPALERRKHVYCEKPLTHSIREARSIARAAEKAGVATQMGTQIHAGSNYRRVVELIRAGAIGPVRECHVWTGRAWGWQSADDAKRLGDIVSTQARPDDTAPVPDDLDWELWLGPAPYRPFNDLYFPGPKWYRWWDWGSGTMSDLGSHMNDLPFWALDLDAPTVVEADGPPPHPDLAPASMVARYRFPARGDRPAVSLAWYQGERKPLAWHAQEIPRWGSGILFVGDSGMLLADYERHLLLPEERFRDYKRPPESIPPSRGQHAEWLHACRTGAPTTCNFAYAAKLTEANHLGNVAYRAGRTIEWDAAALRIPNAPEAEAYLGREYRAGWALE; this comes from the coding sequence ATGCACGGCTTCGCATCCGCACCGCGCCGCTCGTTTCTCACCGCCACGGCGAGGACCGCGGCGGTCGCCACGGTGACGACGGCCGTCGGCCGGGTCAACGCCGCCGAACCTGCCCCCGTGCGCGTCGTCGTCATCGGCTGTGGTGGCCGCGGGGCCGGCAACCTCCAGGAGGTCGCCACCGCCGGGGGGACGATCGTCGCCCTCTGCGACGTCAACCGCGGCGCCCTCGCCCGGGCCGCGGCGGCCCACCCCGCCGCGCGCACGTTCCGCGACTTCCGCGAGCTGTACCGCGACCTCGACCCGGCGGGCTACGACGCCGTCGTCGTCAGCACACCGGAACACACCCACGCCTTCGCGACGCTGCCGGCCCTCGAGCGCCGCAAGCACGTCTATTGCGAGAAGCCGCTGACCCACTCGATCCGCGAGGCGCGGAGCATCGCACGGGCGGCGGAGAAGGCGGGGGTCGCCACGCAGATGGGGACGCAGATCCACGCCGGCAGCAACTACCGCCGCGTCGTCGAACTGATCCGCGCCGGGGCGATCGGTCCGGTCCGCGAGTGCCACGTCTGGACCGGCCGGGCCTGGGGCTGGCAGTCGGCCGATGACGCCAAGCGCCTCGGCGACATCGTCTCCACGCAAGCGCGCCCCGACGACACCGCCCCGGTTCCCGACGACCTCGACTGGGAGCTGTGGCTCGGCCCGGCCCCCTACAGGCCGTTCAACGACCTCTACTTCCCCGGTCCCAAGTGGTACCGGTGGTGGGACTGGGGGAGCGGCACGATGTCGGACCTCGGCAGCCACATGAACGACCTGCCGTTCTGGGCGCTCGACCTCGACGCGCCGACCGTGGTCGAGGCCGACGGACCGCCCCCCCATCCCGACCTGGCACCGGCGTCGATGGTGGCGCGCTACCGCTTCCCGGCGCGCGGCGACCGGCCGGCGGTGAGCCTCGCCTGGTACCAGGGGGAGCGGAAGCCGCTCGCCTGGCACGCCCAGGAAATCCCGCGCTGGGGCAGCGGGATCCTCTTCGTCGGCGACTCCGGCATGCTCCTGGCCGACTACGAACGCCACCTCCTCCTTCCCGAGGAGCGGTTCCGCGACTACAAGCGCCCCCCGGAATCGATCCCCCCGTCGCGCGGCCAGCACGCCGAGTGGCTCCACGCCTGCCGCACCGGCGCGCCGACGACCTGCAACTTCGCCTATGCCGCGAAGCTCACCGAGGCCAACCACCTCGGCAACGTCGCCTACCGCGCCGGCCGGACGATCGAGTGGGACGCCGCGGCGCTGCGGATCCCCAACGCCCCGGAGGCCGAGGCCTACCTCGGGCGCGAGTACCGCGCCGGCTGGGCGCTCGAATGA
- a CDS encoding DUF1501 domain-containing protein, with protein MALGTAALALLERRATAASAGVTARVHPPLPGLPHHAPRARAVIYIHTNGGPSQIDLWDHKPKLQEYFDKDLPPSVRGEQRLSTMTSGQARFPVAPSKFAFTQAGQCGRWINRELLPYTAGIVDDIALVKTIHTNAINHDPACTFVMTGSEIPGKASLGSWLAYGLGSENDDLPAFVVFTPLPDINPSQALFTRMWSSGFLPTRYSGVALRGSGDPVLYLPNPDGVTGADRRTMLDGLGRLNERAFARYRDPEIRTRIAQYEMAFRMQSSVPELTDLAGESAATLALYGDDVRKPGSFTHSLLLARRLVERGVRAVQILHRGWDQHGNLPADLKAQCLDTDQATAALVTDLKQRGMLDETLVVWGGEFGRTVYSQGTLTKDTYGRDHHPRNYCMWLAGGGARGGVSFGETDDFSYNVVENPVHINDFNATILHLLGIDHERFTFRFQGLDQRLTGVERQAVVRELLA; from the coding sequence ATGGCCCTGGGTACGGCGGCACTGGCGCTGCTCGAGCGCCGCGCGACGGCCGCGTCGGCCGGCGTTACGGCACGCGTCCACCCGCCCCTGCCGGGTCTGCCCCACCACGCCCCGCGCGCCCGGGCCGTGATCTACATCCACACCAACGGCGGCCCCTCGCAGATCGACCTCTGGGACCACAAGCCGAAGCTCCAGGAATACTTCGACAAGGACCTGCCGCCGAGCGTGCGCGGCGAGCAGCGGTTGTCGACGATGACCAGCGGCCAGGCGCGATTTCCCGTCGCCCCGTCGAAGTTCGCCTTCACCCAGGCCGGGCAATGCGGCCGGTGGATCAACAGGGAGCTCCTCCCGTACACGGCGGGGATCGTCGACGACATCGCGCTGGTGAAGACGATCCACACCAACGCCATCAACCACGATCCCGCCTGCACGTTCGTGATGACCGGCAGCGAGATCCCCGGCAAGGCGAGCCTGGGGAGCTGGCTGGCGTACGGCCTTGGCAGCGAGAACGACGACCTGCCGGCGTTCGTGGTGTTCACACCACTGCCCGACATCAACCCCTCGCAGGCGCTGTTCACGCGGATGTGGTCGAGCGGGTTCCTGCCGACCCGCTACTCGGGGGTGGCGCTGCGCGGGTCGGGGGATCCGGTCCTCTACCTTCCCAATCCCGACGGCGTCACCGGCGCCGACCGCCGCACGATGCTCGACGGCCTCGGCCGGCTCAACGAGCGCGCCTTCGCCCGCTACCGTGACCCGGAGATCCGGACGCGGATCGCCCAGTACGAGATGGCCTTCCGGATGCAATCCAGCGTGCCGGAACTGACCGACCTGGCGGGGGAATCGGCGGCGACGCTGGCCCTCTACGGCGACGACGTCCGCAAGCCCGGGTCGTTCACCCACAGCCTCCTGCTCGCCCGGAGGCTGGTCGAGCGCGGCGTGCGCGCCGTGCAGATCCTCCACCGCGGCTGGGACCAGCACGGCAACCTGCCCGCCGACCTCAAGGCCCAGTGCCTCGACACCGACCAGGCGACCGCGGCCTTGGTCACCGACCTCAAGCAGCGCGGGATGCTCGACGAGACGCTCGTCGTCTGGGGGGGCGAGTTCGGCCGCACCGTCTACTCGCAGGGCACGCTCACGAAGGACACCTACGGCCGCGACCATCATCCGCGCAACTACTGCATGTGGCTGGCCGGCGGTGGCGCGCGGGGCGGGGTGTCGTTCGGCGAGACCGACGATTTCTCCTACAACGTCGTCGAGAACCCGGTCCACATCAACGACTTCAACGCCACGATCCTCCACCTCCTGGGCATCGACCACGAGCGGTTCACGTTCCGTTTCCAGGGGCTCGACCAGCGCCTCACGGGCGTCGAGCGGCAAGCTGTGGTCCGTGAGCTGCTCGCCTGA
- a CDS encoding DUF1501 domain-containing protein yields the protein MGGAAAARRGWLAGLGPVALAALAAADGRGDDGPAIDPLRPLAPRRPHFTPRATRVIFLFMVGGPSQVDTFDHKPALQALDGQPLPGSLRAAIAGSRFANVLHGCTDRLLASPYRWQRHGESGMWVSELFPAVARHVDRLCFIHSLQADSNNHAPASYQAHTGDIRAGKASLGAWTTYGLGSESADLPGYVVLFDAGPLGGAANYSHGFLPAAFQPTRLRDTGAPLPDLAPPEEFAAGQRDTLDLIRRLGIRHARQRPGLTELEARLASYELAYRMQSSALELGDVEAETPATLRAYGLDHADERTRAFGRKCLLARRLVERGVRFVQLYDMPDKDGWDAHALLADNHTPRARWTDQPIAALVSDLAARGLLDETLVVWASEFGRTPLVQGNGGRNHNAAGFTVWLAGGGVRPGQRIGATDELGYMAIERPTPFADLHATILAALGLSNDRLSFRAAGRDERLTGVAGSATVIPGVLG from the coding sequence ATGGGCGGAGCGGCGGCGGCGCGGCGCGGGTGGCTCGCGGGCCTCGGGCCGGTGGCGCTGGCGGCGTTGGCGGCGGCCGACGGGCGCGGCGACGACGGCCCGGCGATCGATCCGCTCCGTCCGCTGGCACCGCGCCGCCCGCACTTCACGCCGCGCGCCACGCGGGTGATCTTCCTGTTCATGGTCGGCGGGCCGTCACAGGTCGACACCTTCGACCACAAGCCCGCCTTGCAAGCGCTCGACGGCCAGCCGCTCCCCGGCTCGCTGCGCGCGGCGATCGCCGGCTCGCGGTTCGCCAACGTGCTCCACGGCTGCACCGACCGGCTGCTGGCCAGCCCCTACCGCTGGCAGCGCCATGGTGAGTCGGGCATGTGGGTCAGCGAGCTGTTCCCGGCCGTCGCCCGCCACGTCGACCGGTTGTGCTTCATCCATTCGCTGCAGGCCGATTCCAACAACCACGCCCCGGCCAGCTACCAGGCGCACACCGGCGACATCCGCGCCGGCAAGGCGAGCCTCGGTGCCTGGACGACGTACGGCCTCGGCTCGGAAAGCGCGGACCTCCCAGGCTACGTCGTCCTCTTCGACGCCGGTCCGCTCGGCGGGGCGGCCAACTACTCCCACGGCTTCCTCCCCGCCGCGTTCCAGCCGACGCGTCTCCGTGACACCGGCGCGCCGCTCCCCGACCTCGCCCCCCCGGAGGAATTCGCCGCCGGGCAGCGCGACACGCTCGACCTGATCCGCCGCCTCGGGATCCGCCACGCCCGGCAGCGCCCCGGCCTCACCGAGCTCGAAGCGCGCCTCGCCTCCTACGAGCTGGCCTACCGGATGCAGTCCAGCGCCCTCGAGCTCGGCGACGTCGAGGCCGAGACCCCCGCCACGCTCCGCGCCTACGGCCTCGACCACGCCGACGAACGGACGCGGGCCTTCGGGCGGAAGTGCCTCCTCGCCCGGCGCCTCGTCGAGCGCGGGGTGCGCTTCGTGCAGCTCTACGACATGCCCGACAAGGACGGCTGGGACGCCCACGCGCTTCTCGCCGACAACCACACGCCGCGCGCCCGCTGGACCGATCAGCCGATCGCCGCGCTGGTCTCCGACCTCGCCGCGCGCGGCCTGCTCGACGAGACGCTCGTCGTCTGGGCCAGTGAGTTTGGCCGTACGCCGCTGGTGCAGGGCAACGGCGGGCGCAACCACAACGCCGCCGGATTCACCGTCTGGCTCGCCGGCGGGGGGGTCCGGCCCGGCCAGCGGATCGGCGCCACCGACGAGCTCGGCTACATGGCGATCGAGCGGCCGACGCCGTTCGCCGACCTCCACGCCACGATCCTCGCGGCACTCGGCCTGTCGAACGACCGGCTGAGTTTCCGCGCCGCGGGCCGTGACGAGCGGCTTACCGGCGTGGCGGGCAGCGCCACGGTGATCCCCGGAGTCCTCGGATGA
- a CDS encoding DUF1549 domain-containing protein, translating to MTRRYALGRDWLVVVAAVAAAAGEAAPPTAAPGDGMWSVAALEPPAVPQPSAQADWPRDDVDRFVLANLLRDGLAPPPAADPRALARRLSFDLHGLPPAPEAVDRFVAAVAAVGLDAAVAALVDELLASERFGEHLARSWLDVVRYADSNGFDWDEFRPQAWRYRDYVVGAFNADKPFDQFIREQLAGDELVAGSPRTRAEQDALVATGYLRLGPHDNAAGLFDEQDRSRAELLANLTETTATAFLGLTFSCCRCHDHKHDPFPQTDHYRLRAFFAPVRFADDLALDLAPEQEVIRGHNRAVAEDLARFEAELALTRESDTPARAALAARIDALRADTRAFTHGLVMTDGTAVPRTHVLVQGDHRHPGDTVEPGIPALFDPHPTAIPAPPNPLSSGRRLALAEWIVSPANPLTARVIVNRIWLWVHGRALVATPDDFGTAGAAPLDRALLDHIACRFVADGWSVKRLVRQLVTGATYRQAARGDVDHVGLRRPRRLSAEQVRDALLAVSGLLDDRRGGPPVWPPLPPEVLASNPAFLDDNAEKTKGWYPSPPEALGCRSLYLVQKRNTPVPLLATLDLPDNAVPCGRRTVSTTATQALTLLNGGLAADAARALAARVAHEAGADPDSRLDRLFALALQRPPADEERAACRDLLARGALVEVCRALLNSAEFMYVD from the coding sequence ATGACCCGGAGATACGCGCTCGGGCGTGACTGGCTCGTCGTCGTCGCCGCCGTGGCTGCCGCGGCCGGCGAGGCGGCACCGCCCACCGCGGCTCCCGGCGACGGCATGTGGTCGGTGGCGGCGCTCGAGCCCCCGGCCGTGCCGCAACCGTCGGCCCAGGCCGACTGGCCTCGCGACGACGTCGACCGGTTCGTCCTTGCCAACCTGCTCCGCGACGGGCTGGCCCCGCCGCCGGCCGCCGATCCGCGGGCCCTCGCCCGGCGGCTGTCGTTCGACCTCCACGGCCTACCCCCCGCACCCGAGGCCGTCGATCGCTTCGTCGCCGCCGTCGCCGCGGTCGGTCTCGACGCCGCCGTGGCGGCGTTGGTCGACGAACTGCTCGCCAGCGAGCGATTCGGCGAGCATCTCGCCCGGTCCTGGCTCGATGTCGTTCGCTACGCCGACAGCAACGGCTTCGACTGGGACGAGTTCCGCCCGCAGGCGTGGCGCTACCGCGATTACGTCGTCGGCGCGTTCAACGCCGACAAGCCGTTCGACCAGTTCATCCGCGAGCAGCTCGCCGGCGACGAGCTCGTCGCCGGGTCGCCGCGGACTCGCGCCGAGCAGGACGCCCTCGTGGCCACCGGCTACCTCCGGCTCGGGCCCCACGACAACGCCGCCGGGCTGTTCGACGAGCAGGACCGGAGCCGCGCCGAGCTCCTCGCCAACCTCACCGAGACCACCGCCACGGCGTTCCTCGGGCTCACCTTCTCCTGCTGCCGCTGCCACGACCACAAGCACGACCCGTTCCCACAGACCGACCACTACCGGCTCCGCGCCTTCTTCGCCCCGGTCCGCTTCGCCGACGATCTCGCGCTCGACCTCGCTCCGGAGCAGGAGGTGATCCGCGGCCACAACCGCGCCGTCGCCGAAGACCTGGCACGTTTCGAGGCGGAGCTGGCGCTGACCCGAGAGTCCGACACGCCGGCCCGCGCGGCTCTCGCGGCGCGGATCGACGCCCTCCGCGCCGACACGCGGGCGTTCACCCACGGCCTGGTGATGACCGATGGAACCGCCGTGCCGCGGACGCACGTCCTCGTCCAGGGTGACCATCGCCACCCGGGCGATACGGTCGAGCCGGGGATCCCGGCGCTGTTCGACCCGCATCCGACGGCGATCCCTGCCCCTCCCAATCCCCTCTCCAGCGGCCGGCGCCTGGCGCTGGCGGAGTGGATCGTCTCGCCGGCCAACCCGCTCACGGCGCGGGTGATCGTCAATCGAATCTGGCTCTGGGTCCACGGTCGCGCGCTGGTGGCGACCCCGGACGACTTCGGCACGGCCGGTGCGGCGCCGCTCGACCGCGCCCTTCTCGACCACATCGCCTGCCGGTTCGTGGCCGACGGCTGGAGCGTGAAGCGCCTCGTGCGGCAGCTCGTCACCGGTGCCACCTATCGCCAGGCGGCCCGCGGCGACGTCGACCACGTCGGCCTGCGGCGGCCGCGCCGGCTGTCAGCCGAGCAGGTCCGCGACGCCCTGCTCGCCGTCAGCGGGCTGCTCGACGACCGGCGCGGCGGCCCGCCGGTGTGGCCACCGCTGCCCCCCGAGGTGCTTGCCTCGAACCCGGCGTTCCTCGACGACAACGCCGAGAAGACCAAGGGGTGGTATCCCTCGCCCCCGGAGGCCCTCGGCTGCCGGAGCCTGTATCTCGTCCAGAAGCGCAACACCCCGGTGCCGCTGCTGGCGACCCTCGACCTTCCCGACAACGCCGTCCCCTGCGGCCGCCGCACCGTCTCGACGACCGCGACGCAGGCCCTCACGCTGCTCAACGGCGGATTGGCGGCCGACGCGGCCCGGGCCCTCGCGGCCCGGGTCGCGCACGAGGCGGGGGCCGATCCCGACTCGCGACTCGATCGCCTGTTCGCCCTCGCCCTCCAGCGGCCCCCGGCCGACGAGGAGCGCGCGGCGTGCCGGGATCTGCTCGCGCGCGGCGCGCTGGTCGAGGTCTGCCGGGCGCTGCTCAACAGCGCCGAGTTCATGTACGTCGATTGA